In Lycium ferocissimum isolate CSIRO_LF1 chromosome 7, AGI_CSIRO_Lferr_CH_V1, whole genome shotgun sequence, the sequence ACTCTCAGGTAACGTAAATTACATTACGATATAGACAGTGAGAATTCATATAGTCGATTACATTCTTGTTAGTTGTTGTAACAATTCAACCAATTTTAGGATTATTTATGAACTTGTTTTGCTTTTTAATGATGTCCAGGAACACAGGGCCTGAAGATGTGCAAGTGAAAGTTTTGTACTGTGGACTTTGTCACAGTGATCTTCACCAGGTTAAAAATGATCTTGGCATGTCCAACTACCCTATGGTTCCTGGGTAATTTCTCTTTTCACTTCTCTTGTTTCCCCTGCTTTTCCGGTATCCACAGCATAGGATCGAAAGTTTGAGTTGTATGGGTATAAATGACAGTGGCGGAACCAAGATTTCTAATAAGGCGATTTAAAAAGATGCAAGAAAGCTATTCTGAAATGGCGACTTGTAGTCACTTTCGAATCATTTTTACCACTACAGTTAAAGCTTTCGTCTTACCAAGAGGATTCAATCATTCATATGCATACAAAAAAAGTTTgctctattttattcttttacaGCATAACTGTTAACGAAGAAAATTCAATTGACTCCGCTACGGGTAAGTGGAGACCCCTATCTGATTAATTAGAAGGGAAAATAGCGTTTAGCAGCGAGGGGAATTTTCATTCTGCTGTTTTTCAACAACAAAATGCTGCCCTTTGAATATTTGTTTGATGTCAATTTCAGTTTTCTTGGTAGCACCAAAAGGAATGACATTTTGAGGTGGAAATAAAACCACCTAGCCAATctgattatatatatagaaattgaTATTCGTATCTTAGCCGCTAAATAAGACAACAAAATGTAGTGGTCCTTTTGCCTTTTAATACCAGTCCACCATCCTCGAAAACCTTGTAAATTTGCAACCATTAGTTGTTGGGATTTGATTGACTGTTCCAAAtatcttgtcttttttttctatCATGACACAAATGCGAACCGCAACAAAGCCAACGTTGTTTTCATGGGATCAATGGCTcattttcgattttaaaaaatacataataaaaaattgcatatctctctctctctcttttttttttttttttttttttttgggaattaagCGAGATAACGTGTTGAAAGGGGTGCTAGCTTGAAAATCGATGCAGAACGAAGCTTAGCTATCGGTTGAGCCGTTGAGGCGTCACCGGACTTTTATAAATCAATCTCTCTTAAATCAGAATTTCTTATGATCGAATCTTGAAATGTTTTTCATTAATCAAGAGATGTGGCATATTCcatagtatatactatatacctaaggagtttaacttttatatacTGGTCTCACCTAAAAATGAAAGTGAATTTAGTAACTTAGCTTACACTGAAAATATATAAGTTAATcatttatgtaaatgattttTACTTGGCCTAGATGCCAAAGTAAAGTTGTTGGTGAGAATAACGTCTTTTGCTCATTGTCTATTTTGATCCTTATCCCTTTGTAACTTTTTATTTTGTGGTGCTGGTGAAAATTGATGTAGACATGAAGTTGTTGGTGAGGTGGTGGAGGTAGGGCCAGAGGTGACAAAATTCAAAGTGGGGGACACAGTTGGAGTAGGATTGCTAGTTGGAAGTTGCAAGAAGTGCAGGCCTTGCAAGCAAGACATAGAGCAATACTGTGGCAAGAAAATATGGAACTACAATGATGTCTACACTGATGGCAAGCCCACCCAGGGTGGTTTTGCTAATTTCATGGTGGTTGAGCAAAAGTAAGCCTACCCCCTCCATAGAATAGTTTTTCTATATCAGATCACCTAAAAGCTAAGAAtttaaagtatatatatatatatatatatatatatatatatatatatatatatatacgtccatagaataatttttatatcatatcaCCTAAAAGATAAGAATTTaaagtagatatatatatatatatatatatatatatatatatatagaatactACAGAGTATTTATAGTAGATTGAATTACCCTGTTACTGATTAATGCTTATTATAGAAATTTACTTATAATTCTCTTATAAGTGACCTAATTGTGTTGAGGTATTAATGCATAAAActtaaactcaaaagataaatataGTTAATCGCCCGTAAAAAATGAAACTAATGTTATATAAATTGATAGCATAAAAGAATGTATACGTTGTTAGTGTAAATTTACTTGTTGTAACCTGTTATTTACCATATTTTACAGGTTATTGATCATGCTGGTCaaaaattgaatatatgtaATTAACTTTTGAATGACCTAATGTAAAAAAACTTACAGTAACAACGTCTATTAGTTAAATTGTAAAAATTAAATTGTAAAAAATAAGACAAAGCTATAATGGTTAAATTGTATTGACAGCATAGAAATTTTATTAAGTTTGTGTATATTAGTTAGATCCTTTACATTTAACCCGAAAGAATTTATTAAATCATTTGGCTACTAAATCAAGAAAAATGTTAATAGGGAGATCAAGAAATCAATACAATTCGATAGGTTAATTGAtcacttttcttgaatttttaaaataaaaaatgagacTAAACTGTTTCTTTCTGCCTTGGCATAGGTTTGTGGTGAAAATTCCAGAGGGTATGGCACCAGAACAGGCAGCACCACTATTATGTGCTGGTGTGACAATATACAGTCCATTGAACCATTTTGGTTTTAACCAGAGTGGATTAAGAGGTGGCATTTTGGGATTAGGAGGAGTAGGACACATGGGAGTGAAAGTAGCAAAGGCAATGGGACACCATGTTACTGTCATTAGCTCTTCAAATAAGAAAAGACAAGAGGCATTGGACCACCTTGGTGCTGATGATTATCTTGTTAGTTCAGACACTGAGAAAATGCAAGAGGCAGCTGATTCACTTGACTATATCATTGACACTGTCCCTGTTCATCACCCTCTTGAACCTTATCTTTCTTTGCTTAAAGTTGACGGCAAGTTAATCTTGATGGGAGTTATCAACAAGCCCTTGCAATTTGTCTCCCCCATGGTTATGCTTGGTAAGTCATTTATAACTGATTTATACTTACAGTGTAAATCTTTTTAAATGTTATCCGGTCACATAAAAGATAACTACATGTATTGTCCATAAAAActgaacaacaaaaaaaataaggctaTAATTGGCTATTATATTTTGATTGTGTAAAAATATTTCTTGCCATAAGTTAATATTGGTTTCTAACAACATTGGATGTGTATACATGTGAAAAGAATAGAACAAAGGGTTGCAAAGAGTGGTTCTTCAGTCAAAGAATGCCAAAGTTTATTGTCTATTTTTGCGGCATATAATGAGACGGATAAGGACAAAGTCATTCTGGGTTTATCTGATTTTCTGTCTTTAGGGAACCATGTTGGCAATAATTGACAACATTAGCAACAGTAACCATACACGTATTAAAGCTAATGGATTTGATAACATTACTTTAATGGAACCTTCTATTATACAAGTTTTAAGTTTTGAGCAATAATacttcaagaatttttttcaccATTTTGAATGGATTTTTTACACCATTTTAAAtggattttattatattaaatagaattaatatTGTCAGGGGCAGAgtcagaatttaaattttatgtgtttGAGATTTTACGATAGCGGCATCAATTGCTAGTAATTGTGTTCTGAATTTGatttttgtacatatttagtCGATTTCTTGATACAAATATAGGATCTGaactaaaattattaaatttagtCGAACCCTTTGTTAACCTTTAAGCCCCGTTGCTGAATCATGTAAAACTTTCTTATACTATCAACAGTATAACTTATATtcttaattattatatttatcaGGGAGAAAGAGCATTACAGGAAGCTTTATTGGGAGCATGAAAGAAACAGAGGAAGTGCTACAGTTTTGCAAAGAAAAAGGTGTGACTTCACAGATTGAGATGGTGAAAATGGATTACATCAACATTGCAATGGAGAGGTTGGAGAAAAATGATGTGAGGTACAGATTTGTGGTGGATGTTGCTGGAAGCAAGCTTGAACAGTAattacacacaaaaaaaaaaaaaaaaaaaaaaaaaaaacatggaatgGTTCATCAAAAAAGGCTATAATATGAACTATGTATAAGAGAAATTAAAGTACTCAACTTTGATATTGTCATCTTTGTATCctgttttttctttaatttgcaCCTATATTTTTCGTATTTGGTGATTGAGTGTGACAGTGtatttgattttctttcttgaaaGCAATATAATTGTGAAACTTTATTTTCGTTGTTGGTGACGATTTTGAAATATACCAACCAAAACTTTGTTTGGTACGTGAAAGCAACTTCCTCTTCTCGTGACCGCATATTACAAAATTGTTATATTTTTATCATTACCGGATTCAAAATTTAGATGGTGTCGATTTTGAATTAAGAGAGTAAATTTCGAAATGTATATCTAACTTGTGTATACTTGTTTTTGGTGGCGCCCACAACACGCATATATAGTGTTTGATTGATTCTGAAACACTAGTTATATTAAACCCCCAAGCTCATTGGTGGATCCGtcactaaattttatttattcttccaacCTCTTTGAATAAAAATGTGAGTTATGACAACATAACTCATTAATATCAGCTTAATGACTAAAGTAACCAAACAAATCCAAGAAGATGATCTGACCTTAATACTGAGATTTGATGGTCCTTCAATTTCACTAACTATATGTAATTGTAGAATATAGCTGATTACATTTTAACATAGTGGGTGGAAGGTGAATTTTTGAATGATGTAAGAGCCGGGTTCATTTGGTtatatgttttttaattttccattTCTAAAATTCTGATGATTGGAGAGTGTCATCAAAGTCCTTTCATGTttaggaaaaaatgaaatatgtCAGCTTGACCAATTCAAACTTGAAAATACAACAAGCATTATGATTAAGTGTTGACCCTATGTAATATTAAAATTCAAGATACACTAGTTTCTTGAGTGAAGTAACCTAATCCTGCAAGAGCTTTTCCATGTTTCACTATTCACTCTCACGCTTGCTTCTTATCACTTGACCTAAATGAGTATTAAGTTTGAATTAAGATCTAAAACACTTTTAGCAGTCTTTCTAGAAGAGAATGTTATCCTTCCTTTGGCGGAGGTGTAACATGTATGGACGGAATCACTCACTGCATTTGATCTAAACACTTTTAGCAGTCTTTCTAGAAGAGAATGTTATCCTtccttcaagagaaattatCTTCAGACACCAATGTTGGCATTAGGAAGGTAACAATGATGGGCAAAGCTACCGGGAAAATATATTGTCCACAAAGGAGTAATATGTTCAATAGGACTCACTATCCGTTGACTTGATAGAACATTCTTTCATGAACCTTTTTAGTCAGGATAGTTCATCACAATGCTTTTCCCCAGAGCGAGAAAGAGGAAACACTTGATgtttgcatatttacatactcaCTGAAGCTCGATTCGCATCATTATATTTGTTTGACAAAGAAATATGAAAGCTCCAATACAAATATAGGAAAAATACCTCaaatgtgaacctatttccatGCAGTAGTCAAGACGGTTTCGAGTTGGAACAACATgatctttgaaagaaaaaaaaacacgatCTTCCGGACTTTCTGGATTTAAGGCTGAAGAATTTTGATTTctcataaatttcataaaagAACTTTCTGAGATCCCAATGACCAATCCTTGCAGTAATTGCTAAGGGTCCAGTAAGTCCAACATTTTGATTCCTTCAAATATGTCAAGTTGGTAGGTAGATCACCCGCTTCATCTGATTTGGTATGTGCGAGAGGGCCTCCCATTTCAATTTGTGATTACCACTCCCCGGTTATCAATGCCCTAAAAGACTTGATTTATACAAGCTGAATAGACTGAATTAACCAAAGGGTGGAACAATTCTTGATCCAAACACAGAAAGATTTCGATCAACGTTGAACAAAAGCTAATTAGTCATGGACACCAGCAAATGGGAAATGTTAATAACCGCAGAACGAGAATTCACGAGCAATGCTACAGTCACCTCTGTGATTCAACAAATCAAAAATAGAATCTTTACATTAAATGAACTCATCGGGTGAAGTTTTATAGCTGACATACAAATAAGGCTCCCGTCAAATATATTTCTCATTCGTAACATCAAAATTACCTAACCAGAGATGATACTAAACAAACGTTCCCCAATCACATTAACAATTAAAGCCTCTGCAAATGATTTCAATAATGACCTATTCACGACCTGTCTGAAGGCATCTTTCATCCTAACATGTCCTCATCCAGTGTTAGCTTGAGTTCATAATACTCTGCTGAAGTATATATTCATGAAGTGTCTTGATGGATTGAATCCAATCAAAATAACTATAAGCAAGAAACAAAATTTGTCACCTTATTGACCAATATGAACGCGACACAATcatgaattaatataagaacTTACAGATGGGTGAAAGGACGATCACAATGCCTATTGGATACAGGAAGAATGTTGTCTTCTCCAAAAAGGGTAATACTGCATAGGGGGGGATGAGTTCATTATCCATATCGACTAGTTGACATAAACGAAAAGCATGCCAGTAGACGGTCGTGCATTAAGTCAGAATATTAAGTTTCACAAGTGTTTTTAGACCATGCTTACTATCTGTTCAGAGTACCTAGGGATGAAACACATTGAATCCAACTAACATTGGAAACATACCTTGGGGAAGAAAAACTCATACAGCACTGCCCGCCAGTCACAATTAATGACTTATTTAATTTGGACATCTAGGACCAGAAACGACTGAATTTGAACACACAAACCAGGAAGCAAGAAAATTCATCACTATTTTGTGTACACAGGTTGTCAACAAATTTTAGCCACAGAAAATCTCTGTACAGAGAGTAACCAGAAATATATTATGTCATTTCAGCACAGATATAAATGCTTTTAGCGAACTGGGGAAATTTTACCCCTAAATGCTCCCTCTTTGAGAGAGGaaaaagcttaatttttttctaaaaatttgtattttcttaaaatatgaatataaatatagtttttcacattttaaaaaaattaattttttcaaaattttataaaaaatcagtttttttttcaaattttgacacCTCAtgtgaaatcatgaaaattcttttaagacattttaaaaaaaataatcaagatattatttccatttttccatattttaaagaaaaatcaggCAAATATTCTTaggaaaaatctttttttaattcgatggaaaataaaattatcttttttattccattttttttttttttaaaaaaacgggttttaaaaaataaatttttttaaagaaaaatcatttttttaccatttttttttttttttttaaacaggttttaaaaataaattttttaaaagaaaaatcagtttttaattcacttttttttttaaaaagttttaaaaataaattttgaggaattaaaaaaataaaaataaatgcgCATACGGCGATAGTAGGCAGCTGCGACCATGAATAGCAAATTTGACAGCAATTTTCAACAAATATTCTTAGGCTATGGAGTTGAGGTAATGATATATGAATAGCAAATTTGACAGAAAAACAGGAATGAAACCATGAGCTACCAAAACAGGGGAGAGAAAATAATGTATGACTGCCACAAAAAAGAAAGCCATCagtctttattaaaaaaaaaaatcagtagcTGTTAATATACTGTGCCAGAAGATGCGCAAACAGCACGTTTTCATCTTGACACTTCCCTTATCGTAAAGCAAAACAAACATAGGGAAGAAAGAGTTGCAGTGGACATCAAATGCATACAACCTTCATGAGAGACAAGAAAGTGCGTAAGTGAGAAAGTTCATAAATGAAAGTGAAATTTCATTAACCCTAGATGCAGAGTTTTAGAATTccgaatgagaagaaagaagtAGACTGAATTAAGTATATGAAGAGTTTGTTATGGAAAGGTTCTGAACTTGCCATTCTACCCGCTGTTCCACGGCATGACTGCTTGGAGCTGTCTCTCGAAGGTAATTGTTGATTAGGAACCTGCAAGACAATGAAAGCATAATCCCAAGCAATCTGCAAGACTATGCTGGAAGACAATCTTTTATCACTATAAATATCAATCGAGCCATTATCCACTCTTTTGACTCCAAACTTCACCTTCTATTCCGGAAAGGTTATCTAGCAAAACCAAACgggcgccacctcattgcaTATCCAACCAgccaaaagccccaatttttaatggtcaaaactccacaaatttacaaattagtgaatttacaattaaatgAAGTTTAATTGGCTCCAGCATTTCTCCTCACGATGCATGTAAAATGTCTAAGTGGAATGAGGAATGGCCAGTTAAAAATGTAACGAAAGAAGTGCATATATCATGATACAATGAAAGATTTATGCTTTCACCATAAATATGGCAAGCTTGAAAGAGAACAGATGCCGCAGTCTACATAAGCATATTTGGTCTGCGGATGAACCCAAAGAACATCCTTCAGTCTACCTTCCTCGTCTAACTCAAAAGTATGGTAGAATTCAGGACTCAAACTTTCCATTCTACGAAAGAAGCTCACCATTGCTTCAGCATCCCCATTTTGCACCAAAATATTCCTCTGACTGGTGATAAATTCTTACAATCTACTGCAGTGCATCCCATTTGTTCTGGGCCGCCATTTAAAACCTGGGCCGTTTGAATGGATTCTCATACCGGTTCTATCGTTGACCTCAAGCATCCTTTTTAAACTGCTACTTACTCTCATATGTCCTCGCATGAGCCAAGAAAAATTGGGTACTGAATTATCTTTTTGCTACTCTCATAATCGCGCCGGACACTCTATCTTGCTGCTACTCTCATAATCGCGCTTCGGCTTACCTGACCTTTCACATGTTAAGCGGACATAGAAAGGTTATTTACCATTAGGGCTTGTAATAGGTTGTCTTACTATACCAAATCCCGAGACTCTAACATGTTTCAAGTAAAAATCATACAGTTCTTTTTCAATATTATAGTAAGTACCGCTAACAGACCtgctaatatatatactatcatCCTCAGCAGTTGTTATATGTCCATCACTACTACTACGTTCTTCTTTTCTAATATTGTCAGAAGAAAATGCAATATTACCTAGATCGATGGTCATATTACCTACATCGATGGCCTGGATGGCTGCACCAACATTGCTATTACTATGAACTTCATGACTACTATTGTTAGAAGAAGATGCAATATTACCTAGATCGATGGCCAGATTACCTACATCGATGGCCTGCCTCAACCATAGCAGCCTCATAAAGGAGAGAATAATTGTCTCCTTCATTAACTACCTCCATGGCTGTTTAATGAGAATGTGTTTGGTAGGGGAAATTTAATGATAAAAACTTGGTGTTCTTCTcaataatgaaaaaataaatataacgaGGAGGGTGATATACAAAAGAGATGATGCACCATCTATAGCTGTACTATTATCAGGTGTCACATCCCCGCTAATCCTTGAAGATGAAATTGTCACATCCTCCATTAATTGAGATGAGGTTTTGACACGTAGGCCTCAtttaaagattaattaacacaatgattaagatgttgtctctagatAATCTAGAACACCGAATGATTAaaactgtttgtttttcaacatctgaatgtgcataatatatttatttaaacataataaatacaaaaaaaaagtaactatatattagaaaataaatacaaatttaatactataaaaatattatttgataaaaaaaatgaaaattttatgtttgatagtAATGATGGGTGCTTTGTAAGGGGTTTGGGGGTGTAGGTGGTGGTGGAAGGTATGGGagtagtggtggtggtgggatGGGTCGAGAGGTAGGgtgaggggtgggtggtggtgaggggggTGGTTGGGTGTCAGGTATGGTGGGTCGTGGGATGGGTCGAAAGGTAGGGTGTTGGGTGGGTTGTGGGATGGGGGTGGGCGGGTAGTAGTTGGGAGGGATGGGTGGTGGGTAGGTAGGGTGTGGGGAtggggtggtggtgggtgggTTGTGAGGTAGGGGTAGGTGGGTTGTGAGATAGGGGTAGGTGGGTTCTGGTGGGTGGTGGAGTAGGGTGACAATTATCTATACAAAATAAAagtcttaatgatattaagactttgttcaagatcttaatgagctatgatcttaatgtaaacaaatgcacttagGCCTGATTTTGATAAGATTAAGACTTCGAAAAATGATTATGATGTTGTGTTTAGATCTGAACACTAcatgattaagactgtttgtttttcaacatcCGAAcgtgcataatgtatttatttaaacataataaatatacaattcaaataaaaagtaacgaaatattagaaaataaatgcaaatttaataaaataaaaatattatttgataaaaaaatgaatcaTTTATGTTTGCTAGTAATGATGGAGATGTTTGTAGTGGTGGTGGGTGGGttttgggggtggggtggaggGTTGATAggttggggtgggtggtggtggtgtaGTGGGTCTGAGGGTAAGGTGAGGGTTTTTAGGGGTTAAGGTAGGTGGGTGAGAGGGGGGAGGGGGTAGGGGTAGTGaatggggtggggttggggggggtAGTGGTGGGTAGGTGGGGGTTAGGGTGgagttggtggtggtggtggtgagttGGGGGGGTAGGGTTGGGGGTGGGTTAGTGGTGGTGGGCTGGTTAGTTGTGTGGTTGGGGTAAGGTGCGTAGTGTTGGGTAGGTGGGGtcggggttgggtggtggtgagtGGGAGGAGGGGGTAgggttggggtgggtggtgggaggGGTGGAGCTAGGTGGTAAAAATTATCCGTGCAAAATAAACgatattaagactttgttcaGACTTAATAAAGACCATTCAGATCAAATAAGTGCTCGgatcttaatgtaaacaaatgaaGCTTTATCTGGGAGAGTGGGCGTGTGAAATCACTCTCTCAACTAATTAGAAGGATACATTGGACATTCAAAAGTCCATTCGCCCCAATTAGGCGACCCGCAATCCGACCCAAAACGTCTGACATCTCTCCTCACCTAAAACTATACAAAGCCCAAACCTTTTCTACCCCAGGGTTCATGTATTTCACATAGAAAAGAAACGAGACCCTTGTGTTTTGGAATGGAGGGTGGTGTTTTGGGTAACAAGTATCTACTTGATCGCAAAATAGGCAGAGGAACGATCTATCATGGTGAGTGAGTgagtttctttttcctttctattTTCCCGGCTCAATTGTTTTCTTGGTGGTGTAGGTACTGATATACATACTCGTGAGGAGGTCGTAGTTAAGCTGGTCAGTCTTCTTTGTTTGAATTTGTAGTagcaaaaatatttacaaagttGTATTTTTCATcagatatatataaataaatattctaGTAAATTGATGCGATCTTTCATCACTTGCATGCATGTGAGAGCAGGTATTTATAGCATCTTTCCATGTATCTCATCTAGGTTACTCTACATAAATGAGTAtgcatatctttagtttaagaccacatcACTCAACTTCAAAAGGCTCAACATCATACATAATAACGAAAAACACACACTATCATAACTTACCAACACAAGCTTCATACAAAGCAATCTACCAAGTTCAGCCATGGCATTTTCTACAAGCAAAACAGGAAATTGATACTTATATactctataaaaaaaaaaagacagccAAATGTATATCATACATGCAGAATGGATTGAAGATGAGTATTAGCCTAATCagacatattaaacaacaaagAGAATAATCTGAGTCTGTCGATATGGACATAGTACAGTATTAACGTTAGTTCGACAAAGCCTAGAAATTCTCAAGTCCTAAACATGCTTTGAGTCTTTGCTTAAATGTCATATTGCTAGGTGCTTCTATAGGTCCAAACTCCATAAACACTTGATTTTGTATGAGATAGAAAGATAGCTAACAAAGTGAAAAATGCATATTTCATCGATTAACTCAACAACAAAAACCCAAACTGAAATTTGACGATATGAACCTCGATCATAGATTCACACAACTACCTAAATATTATCAGTAAGCTATTATAGCATTAACACACAAATTCATTAATtaacacacaacaacaaaaaatctGAAACTAATTTGCCGATAAGAACCTCGATCATAGACTCACACAAGTACCTAAATCTTATCAGTAAGATACAATTTAACTATGAAGTCTAGCATTTCGATTAGCACAAAAATGCATATAACGTTGATTCACACCAAAAATAAAGTAATCTAAAACTTAATTTAACGGTGCGAACCTCAATCATATCATGCAAGCGAATAATACTAGGATGATTAATCTTCTGCAAAATAACAATTTCAGACTTTAAACTCTCCTGAAAACTAATGATCTCTTTGATCGCCACTTCGGCTCCATGAGCTCGGTGCCTAGCATGCCACACCGTCGAGAAAGAACCAGCACCGATTTGTTTCCCTGCAACATAATCACCTACAACTGACCTACCTCCACCTCTACTACTCATCAATCGAGCCATTATAACTCCAAAAACCTAACGGAAAGGTCTACAACCAAACACGCTCTTATCGGTAAGCTACAATTTAACTATGAAGTCTAGCATTTCGCTTAGCAGAACGATGCATATTCCAATAATTAACacacaaaaaacaaacaaatctAAAACTGAGTTTGACGGTATGAACCTTGATCATAGACTCACACAACTACCTAAATATTATCAGCATTTCACTTAGCAGAAAGACgcatatttcattaattaacacacaacaacaaaaaatctGAAACTAATTTGACGATACGAACCTTGATCATAGACTCACACAAGTACCTAAATATTATCAATAAGATACAATTTAACTATGAAGTCTAGCATTTCGATTAGCACAAAAAT encodes:
- the LOC132064850 gene encoding probable cinnamyl alcohol dehydrogenase 1, encoding MGGLEVEKTAIGWAARDPSGVLSPYTYTLRNTGPEDVQVKVLYCGLCHSDLHQVKNDLGMSNYPMVPGHEVVGEVVEVGPEVTKFKVGDTVGVGLLVGSCKKCRPCKQDIEQYCGKKIWNYNDVYTDGKPTQGGFANFMVVEQKFVVKIPEGMAPEQAAPLLCAGVTIYSPLNHFGFNQSGLRGGILGLGGVGHMGVKVAKAMGHHVTVISSSNKKRQEALDHLGADDYLVSSDTEKMQEAADSLDYIIDTVPVHHPLEPYLSLLKVDGKLILMGVINKPLQFVSPMVMLGRKSITGSFIGSMKETEEVLQFCKEKGVTSQIEMVKMDYINIAMERLEKNDVRYRFVVDVAGSKLEQ